One Fusarium musae strain F31 chromosome 6, whole genome shotgun sequence DNA segment encodes these proteins:
- the IWS1 gene encoding Transcription factor iws1 (BUSCO:EOG0926390Q) — protein MSERDSPIGEHANEPVNDGQEQEYEDAVAAADSDRDSDALSEVDEDQFEDYDPETANIEDRPVDIDEDVARTLKATKRKRADGEAPKKPREGRRDKKRRDRDEDVDMDDAEDGGKKSRRSRRAAGDGERRPRSKPASPEPEKDENLTPAERKQRELDRMIDAAIKKPSGLKRRKKDEIDLEDEIDDLLADLKVQMEQACQADNQAREAGQPALHKLKLLPEVTAILNRNNVQHAVLDPDTNFLQHVKFFLEPLNDGSLPAYNIQRDIFNALAKMNIEKEALLSSGIGRVVVFYTRSKKPEPSIKRIATRLLGEWSRPILKRTDDYKKRQIETRDYDYESAKMAQRQKISSQFSLSQRPAANAKDAERERLLAPSRGNNSARMVNLPSSYTVAPQSTFMGSQNSSHRPLGAGGMEAFRKMAQKSKKRAN, from the exons ATGTCGGAAAGGGATTCCCCAATTGGCGAGCACGCCAATGAGCCTGTCAACGAcggccaagagcaagaataTGAGGATGCTGTCGCCGCTGCTGACTCTGATCGCGACTCCGATGCGCTGTCCGAGGTCGACGAGGATCAGTTCGAGGACTACGACCCAGAAACGGCGAATATTGAGGACCGTCCCGTCGACATTGACGAAGATGTTGCTCGTACATTGAAAGCTACAAAGCGAAAGCGCGCAGACGGAGAGGCTCCAAAGAAACCACGTGAGGGCCGTCGAGATAAGAAGCGCCGAgatcgagatgaagatgttgatatgGATGATGCAGAGGATGGGGGCAAGAAGTCACGACGTTCAAGACGCgctgctggtgatggagagCGACGTCCACGTTCTAAGCCTGCTAGTCCCGAGcctgagaaggatgagaactTGACACCGGCGGAGCGAAAGCAGCGAGAGCTCGACCGAATGATAGATGCGGCAATCAAGAAGCCAAGCGGCCTCAAGCGcaggaagaaggatgagatt gatcttgaggacgaGATTGATGATCTTCTAGCGGATCTCAAGGTACAGATGGAGCAGGCCTGTCAGGCTGATAACCAGGCTCGCGAGGCCGGCCAACCAGCTCTGCACAAGCTGAAGCTTCTCCCCGAAGTCACCGCTATTCTGAACCGAAACAACGTCCAACACGCCGTTCTGGACCCCGATACGAACTTTCTGCAGCACGTcaagttcttcttggagCCTCTGAACGATGGCTCTCTTCCAGCGTACAACATTCAACGcgacatcttcaacgctcTCGCCAAGATGAACATCGAGAAAGAGGCGCTCCTCAGCAGCGGTATCGGAAGAGTGGTGGTGTTCTATACTCGTAGCAAGAAGCCCGAACCCAGTATCAAGAGAATTGCTACACGACTCCTGGGAGAATGGAGTCGACCTATCCTCAAACGAACCGACGATTACAAGAAGCGCCAGATCGAGACCCGTGACTACGATTATGA ATCTGCCAAGATGGCACAACGCCAGAAGATCAGCTCTCAATTCAGTCTTTCCCAGCGTCCTGCCGCCAACGCCAAGGACGCTGAGCGTGAACGTCTACTGGCCCCATCACGAGGCAACAACTCGGCGCGTATGGTCAACTTGCCTTCGAGCTACACTGTTGCTCCCCAGAGCACCTTTATGGGCTCGCAAAACTCTAGCCATCGTCCCCTTGGTGCAGGCGGTATGGAGGCTTTCCGCAAGATGGctcagaagagcaagaagcggGCCAACTAA